From Herbiconiux flava, one genomic window encodes:
- the rpsB gene encoding 30S ribosomal protein S2, with the protein MAVVTIRQLLDSGVHFGHQTRRWNPKMKRFIFTERSGIYIIDLQQSLGYIDKAYDFVKETVAHGGTVLFVGTKKQAQESIAEQATRVGQPYVNQRWLGGLLTNFQTVSKRLARMKELEELDFEDTAKSGFTKKELLIKKRELDKLHKSLGGIRNLTKTPSALWVVDTKKEHLAIDEAKKLGIPVIGILDTNCDPDEVQYPIPGNDDAIRSVALLTRIVADAAAEGLIQRHQKPEEGDAPAEPLAEWERELLQASENPQAEDEKIEAADGEISGEVDTEAVAEVIAAEVPVEENDADAQAEADLAAITDESLVVEHHVESDAETEAKIEAEATDAEKRPAAE; encoded by the coding sequence ATGGCCGTCGTCACCATCCGCCAGCTGCTCGACAGCGGCGTGCACTTCGGGCACCAGACCCGCCGCTGGAACCCGAAGATGAAGCGATTCATCTTCACCGAGCGCTCCGGCATCTACATCATCGACCTGCAGCAGTCGCTGGGCTACATCGACAAGGCCTACGACTTCGTCAAGGAGACGGTCGCCCACGGCGGCACCGTGCTCTTCGTCGGCACCAAGAAGCAGGCCCAGGAGTCCATCGCGGAGCAGGCGACCCGCGTCGGCCAGCCCTACGTCAACCAGCGCTGGCTCGGTGGCCTCCTCACCAACTTCCAGACGGTCTCCAAGCGCCTCGCGCGCATGAAGGAGCTGGAAGAGCTCGACTTCGAGGACACCGCGAAGAGCGGCTTCACGAAGAAGGAGCTCCTCATCAAGAAGCGCGAGCTCGACAAGCTGCACAAGTCGCTCGGCGGCATCCGCAACCTGACGAAGACCCCGAGCGCGCTCTGGGTCGTCGACACCAAGAAGGAGCACCTCGCGATCGACGAGGCCAAGAAGCTGGGCATCCCGGTCATCGGCATCCTCGACACGAACTGCGACCCCGACGAGGTGCAGTACCCGATCCCGGGCAACGACGACGCCATCCGCTCCGTCGCGCTGCTGACCCGCATCGTGGCCGACGCCGCGGCCGAGGGCCTCATCCAGCGTCACCAGAAGCCGGAAGAGGGCGACGCCCCCGCCGAGCCGCTGGCCGAGTGGGAGCGCGAGCTGCTCCAGGCCTCCGAGAACCCCCAGGCCGAGGACGAGAAGATCGAGGCCGCCGACGGCGAGATCTCCGGCGAGGTCGACACCGAGGCCGTGGCCGAGGTCATCGCCGCCGAGGTCCCCGTCGAGGAGAACGACGCCGACGCCCAGGCCGAGGCCGACCTCGCCGCGATCACCGACGAGTCGCTCGTGGTCGAGCACCACGTCGAGTCCGACGCCGAGACCGAGGCGAAGATCGAGGCCGAGGCCACCGACGCCGAGAAGCGCCCCGCCGCCGAGTAA
- the tsf gene encoding translation elongation factor Ts — MATISLADVKALREQLGTGMVDTKNALVEADGDMEKAVEILRLKGAKGNAKRADRSTSEGLVAASQGDGAATMIELACETDFVAKGEKFIALADKVLAAAAAAGASTVEEALAAPADGKTVADVINDEAAILGEKIELRRISRLEGENFEIYLHKTSKDLPPQVGVVVAYTGSDAETARSIAQHISFADPQYLSRDDVPADAVEKERAIVTEISKNEGKPEAALPKIVEGRVTAFFKQVALLEQDYAKDNKLSVSKVLAEAGIQVTGFARFKVGA, encoded by the coding sequence ATGGCAACAATCAGCCTGGCTGATGTCAAGGCGCTGCGCGAGCAGCTCGGCACCGGCATGGTCGACACCAAGAACGCCCTGGTCGAGGCCGACGGCGACATGGAGAAGGCCGTTGAGATCCTCCGCCTCAAGGGTGCGAAGGGCAACGCGAAGCGTGCCGACCGCTCCACCAGCGAGGGCCTCGTGGCCGCTTCGCAGGGCGACGGCGCCGCGACGATGATCGAGCTCGCCTGCGAGACCGACTTCGTGGCGAAGGGCGAGAAGTTCATCGCCCTGGCCGACAAGGTGCTCGCCGCCGCTGCGGCCGCCGGTGCGTCGACCGTCGAGGAGGCCCTCGCGGCCCCCGCCGACGGCAAGACGGTCGCCGACGTCATCAACGACGAGGCCGCCATCCTGGGCGAGAAGATCGAGCTCCGCCGCATCTCGCGGCTCGAGGGCGAGAACTTCGAGATCTACCTGCACAAGACCTCGAAGGACCTGCCCCCGCAGGTCGGCGTGGTCGTGGCGTACACGGGTTCCGACGCCGAGACCGCTCGCTCCATCGCGCAGCACATCTCGTTCGCCGACCCGCAGTACCTCTCCCGTGACGACGTCCCCGCCGACGCCGTCGAGAAGGAGCGAGCGATCGTGACCGAGATCTCGAAGAACGAGGGCAAGCCCGAGGCGGCTCTGCCCAAGATCGTCGAGGGTCGCGTCACCGCGTTCTTCAAGCAGGTCGCCCTGCTCGAGCAGGACTACGCGAAGGACAACAAGCTGTCGGTCTCGAAGGTGCTCGCCGAGGCGGGCATCCAGGTGACCGGTTTCGCCCGATTCAAGGTCGGCGCGTAA
- the pyrH gene encoding UMP kinase has protein sequence MSEPDSKRRVLLKLSGEAFGGGSLGVNPDVVSGLAREIAEAAQEVEIAIVVGGGNFFRGAELSTRGMDRGRADYMGMLGTVMNALALQDFLEQAGAETRVQSAISMTQVAEPYIPRRAIRHLEKGRVVIFGAGAGLPYFSTDTVSAQRALEIHADEVLVAKNGVDGVYSADPRIDPDAVKLEFLTYNEALVQGLKVVDSTAFSLCMDNGMPMHVFGMEPAGNVAKAIRGERIGTLVATSH, from the coding sequence ATGAGCGAGCCGGATTCGAAGCGCAGGGTACTACTGAAACTCTCCGGTGAAGCGTTCGGCGGTGGCTCCCTCGGGGTCAACCCCGACGTCGTGTCCGGACTGGCCAGGGAGATCGCGGAGGCGGCCCAGGAGGTCGAGATCGCGATCGTCGTCGGCGGTGGCAACTTCTTCCGAGGCGCCGAGCTGTCGACCCGCGGCATGGACCGCGGGCGCGCCGACTACATGGGCATGCTCGGCACGGTGATGAACGCCCTCGCCCTGCAGGACTTCCTCGAGCAGGCCGGCGCCGAGACACGCGTGCAGTCCGCCATCTCGATGACCCAGGTCGCCGAGCCGTACATCCCGCGTCGCGCCATCCGGCACCTCGAGAAGGGCCGCGTCGTCATCTTCGGCGCCGGCGCCGGGTTGCCGTACTTCTCCACCGACACGGTCTCGGCGCAGCGCGCGCTCGAGATCCACGCCGACGAGGTGCTGGTCGCCAAGAACGGCGTCGACGGCGTCTACTCCGCCGACCCGCGCATCGATCCGGATGCGGTGAAGCTCGAGTTCCTCACGTACAACGAGGCACTCGTGCAGGGTCTCAAGGTCGTCGACTCGACCGCGTTCAGCCTCTGCATGGACAACGGCATGCCGATGCACGTGTTCGGCATGGAGCCCGCGGGCAACGTCGCGAAGGCCATCCGGGGCGAGCGCATCGGCACTCTGGTCGCGACCTCGCACTGA
- the frr gene encoding ribosome recycling factor produces MITDVLADATERMTKAVEVTKDDFSSVRTGRANPALFQKILVSYYGTPTPLEQLASLQNQEARTLLVTPYDKSALRDIEQAIRDVPNLGAQPNNDGTVIRVTLPDLTEERRKEYVKIVRTKAEDGKVSIRNIRRKAKDDLDALKSEVGDDEVTRGEKELEQVTKRYVDAIDDALKRKEAELLEV; encoded by the coding sequence GTGATCACGGATGTACTGGCAGATGCCACCGAGCGAATGACCAAGGCCGTCGAGGTCACGAAGGACGACTTCTCCAGCGTGCGCACCGGCCGGGCGAACCCCGCGCTGTTCCAGAAGATCCTCGTGTCGTACTACGGAACGCCGACGCCGCTCGAGCAGCTGGCGTCGCTGCAGAACCAAGAGGCGCGCACCCTCCTGGTCACCCCCTACGACAAGAGCGCCCTGCGCGACATCGAGCAGGCCATCCGCGACGTGCCGAACCTCGGCGCACAGCCCAACAACGACGGCACGGTCATCCGGGTCACCCTGCCCGACCTCACCGAGGAGCGCCGCAAGGAGTACGTGAAGATCGTCCGCACCAAGGCCGAGGACGGCAAGGTCTCGATCCGCAACATCCGTCGCAAGGCGAAGGACGACCTCGACGCCCTGAAGAGCGAGGTCGGCGACGACGAGGTGACGCGCGGCGAGAAGGAGCTCGAGCAGGTCACGAAGCGCTACGTAGACGCGATCGACGACGCCCTGAAGCGCAAGGAAGCCGAGCTCCTCGAGGTCTGA
- a CDS encoding phosphatidate cytidylyltransferase, whose protein sequence is MSHEPGRHQPGRHEPRPSRTPPVRRTRTLTRAEIQAQVRARKEQFDEANEKITARSGRNLVSAILIGVVLAGVMVVSLVVIKELYLVLAVVLVTFGTLELATALRAAKLHVARIPTVFAGVAVVPAAYYWGATGQWLVALAGMLVVTLWRLVEVAVRQPRSQGPRPDARALLKDLGAGIFVQVYVSFLASISVLLLAQEGGQWWVLSFIIVVVLVDVGAYASGLNFGKHPMAPTISPKKTWEGLAGALLAALIGGVLLSILLLGQPWWFGLLFGAVITFTATVGDLSESLLKRDIGIKDMSSWLPGHGGFLDRLDSILPSAAAAYLLWVVFGS, encoded by the coding sequence ATGAGCCACGAACCCGGCCGGCACCAGCCCGGTCGCCACGAGCCCCGCCCGAGCCGCACGCCGCCCGTGCGCCGCACGCGCACGCTCACGCGCGCCGAGATCCAGGCGCAGGTGCGGGCCCGCAAGGAGCAGTTCGACGAGGCCAACGAGAAGATCACCGCGCGCTCGGGCCGCAACCTCGTCTCGGCCATCCTGATCGGTGTCGTGCTCGCGGGCGTGATGGTCGTCAGCCTCGTGGTCATCAAGGAGCTCTACCTGGTGCTGGCCGTGGTGCTGGTCACCTTCGGCACGCTCGAGCTCGCCACTGCGCTGCGGGCGGCGAAGCTGCACGTCGCGCGCATCCCGACGGTCTTCGCGGGGGTCGCCGTGGTGCCCGCCGCCTACTACTGGGGCGCCACCGGGCAGTGGCTGGTCGCCCTCGCGGGCATGCTCGTGGTCACCCTCTGGCGGCTCGTCGAGGTCGCCGTGCGTCAGCCGCGCAGCCAGGGGCCGCGACCGGATGCACGGGCCCTCCTCAAAGACCTGGGCGCCGGCATCTTCGTGCAGGTCTACGTCTCGTTCCTCGCGAGCATCTCCGTGCTCCTGCTGGCCCAGGAGGGCGGGCAGTGGTGGGTGCTGTCGTTCATCATCGTGGTGGTGCTCGTCGACGTGGGGGCCTACGCCAGCGGTCTGAACTTCGGCAAGCACCCGATGGCCCCGACGATCAGCCCGAAGAAGACCTGGGAGGGTCTCGCGGGTGCCCTGCTGGCGGCCCTCATCGGTGGCGTGCTGCTGTCGATCCTGCTGCTCGGCCAGCCCTGGTGGTTCGGTCTGCTCTTCGGAGCGGTGATCACGTTCACCGCGACCGTGGGCGACCTGTCGGAGTCGCTGCTGAAGCGCGACATCGGCATCAAGGACATGAGCTCCTGGCTGCCCGGGCACGGCGGATTCCTGGATCGGCTCGACTCGATCCTGCCCTCCGCGGCGGCCGCGTACCTGCTCTGGGTGGTCTTCGGATCGTGA
- a CDS encoding DivIVA domain-containing protein → MSAPFPRTRSSSLGYDIDEVDDFLARARVAYDERDQAGEFTLTAAMVRQTAFSMEKGGYDARAVDAALERLEDAFALRERDQAYRQQGDEAWFAEARGRAAEILARLERPDGEKFDRAGFLRQGYNRRDVDAFAAQLVEYFRSGADVTVSDVRTAVFRPGRGGYSEPQVDAVLDAVVDVMLAVR, encoded by the coding sequence GTGAGCGCACCGTTTCCCCGCACCCGCAGTTCGAGCCTCGGCTACGACATCGACGAGGTCGACGACTTCTTGGCCAGAGCGCGCGTCGCCTACGACGAGCGCGACCAGGCCGGCGAGTTCACGCTGACCGCCGCGATGGTGCGGCAGACCGCGTTCAGCATGGAGAAGGGCGGCTACGACGCCCGCGCTGTCGACGCCGCGCTCGAGCGGCTCGAGGACGCCTTCGCCCTGCGGGAGCGTGACCAGGCCTACCGGCAGCAGGGCGACGAGGCCTGGTTCGCCGAGGCCCGCGGCCGTGCGGCCGAGATCCTCGCCCGGCTCGAGCGGCCCGACGGCGAGAAGTTCGACCGCGCCGGGTTCCTGCGCCAGGGCTACAACCGACGCGACGTCGACGCCTTCGCCGCCCAGCTCGTGGAGTACTTCCGCTCCGGGGCCGACGTCACGGTCTCCGACGTGCGCACCGCCGTCTTCCGGCCGGGGCGCGGCGGCTACAGCGAGCCGCAGGTCGACGCCGTGCTCGACGCGGTGGTCGACGTCATGCTCGCGGTGCGCTGA
- a CDS encoding ABC transporter substrate-binding protein has protein sequence MTPASTFTRRSLTLVAGGAAFALALTGCAGSGGDSSSSGDAIIVGTTDKVTTLDPAGSYDNGSFAVMNQVFPFLMNTPYGSPDVEPDIAESAEFTAPTEYTVKLKEGLTFANGNELTSSDVKFSFDRDLAIADPNGPSSLLYNLDSVEAPDDLTVVFKLKSPDDQVFPQILSSPAGPIVDEEVFSADSITPDADIVEGKAFAGQYSIDSYDFNNLISYVPFDGYQGVLPPAESPVQAKYYADSSNLKLDVQEGNIDVAFRSLSATDVDDLSGNDKVKVYDGPGGEIRYITFNFNTQPFGATTAEADPAKATAVRQAVADLIDRDEIADQVYKGTYTPLYSFVPAGLTGATEVMKELYGDGDGGPSADKAKATLEAVGVTTPVELNLQYSPDHYGPSSGDEYALIKDQLESSGLFTVNLQSTEWVQYAKDRTADLYPAYQLGWFPDYSDADNYLTPFFLTENFLGNHYDNPEVNDLILKQASTPDAAERQSIIEEIQAKEAVDLSTVPYLQGAQVAVAGTDVDGVTLDASFKFRYAPLTK, from the coding sequence ATGACGCCCGCATCCACGTTCACCCGGCGCTCGCTCACGCTCGTCGCCGGCGGCGCCGCCTTCGCGCTCGCCCTCACCGGCTGCGCCGGCTCGGGCGGCGACTCGTCGAGCTCCGGCGACGCGATCATCGTCGGCACGACCGACAAGGTCACCACGCTCGACCCGGCCGGCTCGTACGACAACGGCTCGTTCGCCGTGATGAACCAGGTCTTCCCGTTCCTCATGAATACCCCCTACGGCAGCCCCGACGTCGAGCCCGACATCGCCGAGAGCGCGGAGTTCACGGCTCCCACCGAGTACACGGTGAAGCTCAAGGAGGGCCTGACCTTCGCGAACGGCAACGAGCTCACCTCGTCCGACGTGAAGTTCAGCTTCGACCGCGACCTCGCGATCGCCGACCCGAACGGGCCGTCGTCGCTGCTCTACAACCTCGACTCGGTCGAGGCTCCCGACGACCTGACCGTCGTGTTCAAGCTGAAGAGCCCCGACGACCAGGTCTTCCCGCAGATCCTGTCGAGCCCCGCCGGCCCGATCGTCGACGAGGAGGTCTTCTCGGCCGACTCGATCACCCCCGACGCCGACATCGTCGAGGGCAAGGCGTTCGCCGGTCAGTACTCGATCGACAGCTACGACTTCAACAACCTGATCTCCTACGTGCCGTTCGACGGCTACCAGGGCGTCCTCCCGCCGGCCGAGTCGCCCGTGCAGGCGAAGTACTACGCCGACTCGTCGAACCTCAAGCTCGACGTGCAGGAGGGCAACATCGACGTGGCGTTCCGCAGCCTCTCGGCCACCGACGTCGACGACCTCTCGGGCAACGACAAGGTGAAGGTCTACGACGGCCCCGGTGGAGAGATCCGCTACATCACCTTCAACTTCAACACCCAGCCCTTCGGTGCCACCACGGCCGAGGCCGACCCGGCGAAGGCCACGGCCGTGCGCCAGGCGGTCGCCGACCTGATCGACCGCGACGAGATCGCCGACCAGGTCTACAAGGGCACCTACACCCCGCTGTACTCCTTCGTGCCCGCCGGTCTGACCGGTGCCACCGAGGTGATGAAGGAGCTCTACGGCGACGGCGACGGCGGCCCCAGCGCCGACAAGGCGAAGGCGACCCTCGAGGCGGTCGGTGTCACCACCCCCGTCGAGCTGAACCTGCAGTACAGCCCCGACCACTACGGCCCCTCCTCGGGCGACGAGTACGCCCTCATCAAGGACCAGCTCGAGTCGTCGGGCCTGTTCACGGTGAACCTGCAGTCGACCGAGTGGGTGCAGTACGCGAAGGACCGCACGGCCGACCTCTACCCGGCGTACCAGCTGGGCTGGTTCCCCGACTACTCCGACGCCGACAACTACCTGACGCCGTTCTTCCTCACCGAGAACTTCCTCGGCAACCACTACGACAACCCGGAGGTGAACGACCTGATCCTGAAGCAGGCGTCCACCCCCGACGCCGCCGAGCGTCAGTCGATCATCGAGGAGATCCAGGCCAAGGAAGCCGTCGACCTGTCGACCGTTCCCTACCTGCAGGGCGCCCAGGTCGCCGTCGCGGGCACGGACGTCGACGGCGTCACGCTCGACGCCTCGTTCAAGTTCCGCTACGCACCCCTCACCAAGTAG
- a CDS encoding ABC transporter permease, whose amino-acid sequence MTTSLLPTDAPSVVAPKPKSAGGGLGRYLLIRFLLIFPTIFILVTLVFLLMRTIGDPITAAQGGRLTAEQLQERIHAAGYDRPVLVQYFEYLGQVFTGNFGNTISDNRPVTEVLLTYGGATLELAFYALIVAFIVGIPLGMLAASMRDRVPDAVLRIFAILCYATPVFFAGLLLKLVFSVWLQWLPVAGRASTRTELSMQTLPNKTGIYLIDAIMLGNPNAIGDVLSHAVLPGIALGLLTAGVFLRLVRTNVIGTLGTDYVDAARSRGVSEFRLVRKHAYKPALIPIITVIGLQIALLLGGAVLTETTFEWKGLGFQLAAYLAARDFVAVQGIVALLAVFVAVTNFVVDVIAALIDPRVRY is encoded by the coding sequence ATGACGACAAGTCTGCTTCCGACCGACGCTCCGTCGGTGGTCGCCCCCAAGCCCAAGAGCGCGGGCGGAGGGCTCGGCAGATACCTGCTGATCCGCTTCCTGCTGATCTTCCCCACCATCTTCATCCTGGTCACCCTCGTGTTCCTGCTGATGCGCACCATCGGCGACCCGATCACGGCGGCCCAGGGCGGCCGGCTCACGGCCGAGCAGCTGCAGGAGCGCATCCACGCCGCCGGCTACGACCGCCCCGTCCTGGTGCAGTACTTCGAGTACCTCGGCCAGGTCTTCACCGGCAACTTCGGCAACACCATCTCCGACAACCGCCCGGTCACCGAGGTGCTGCTCACCTACGGAGGCGCCACCCTCGAGCTCGCGTTCTACGCGCTCATCGTCGCGTTCATCGTGGGCATCCCGCTCGGCATGCTGGCGGCCTCCATGCGCGACCGGGTTCCGGATGCCGTGCTGCGCATCTTCGCCATCCTCTGCTACGCGACCCCGGTGTTCTTCGCCGGCCTCCTGCTGAAGCTCGTCTTCTCGGTCTGGCTGCAGTGGCTGCCGGTGGCCGGACGGGCCTCGACCCGCACCGAGCTGTCGATGCAGACGCTGCCGAACAAGACCGGCATCTACCTGATCGACGCGATCATGCTCGGCAACCCGAACGCCATCGGCGACGTGCTCTCGCACGCCGTGCTCCCGGGCATCGCGCTCGGCCTCCTGACCGCCGGCGTCTTCCTCCGCCTGGTGCGCACGAACGTCATCGGCACCCTCGGCACCGACTACGTCGACGCGGCACGCTCACGCGGCGTCAGCGAGTTCCGGCTGGTGCGGAAGCACGCCTACAAGCCGGCGCTCATCCCGATCATCACCGTGATCGGCCTGCAGATCGCCCTGCTGCTCGGCGGCGCGGTGCTGACCGAGACCACCTTCGAGTGGAAGGGACTCGGCTTCCAGCTGGCCGCCTACCTCGCCGCGCGCGACTTCGTGGCGGTGCAGGGCATCGTCGCGCTGCTCGCCGTCTTCGTCGCCGTCACGAACTTCGTCGTCGACGTGATCGCCGCCCTGATCGACCCGAGAGTGAGGTACTGA